The Musa acuminata AAA Group cultivar baxijiao chromosome BXJ3-6, Cavendish_Baxijiao_AAA, whole genome shotgun sequence region CGATCAGCATCCTCCTGAATCGTCCCAACCATCTGATGGACCGCAGTTGCAATTTCATCCACCGATGTCAGTTGGCAATCGTCTTCCACCTACGCCAATCGGATGAAGAAAAAGAACAGGTCGACATTGTCGGTTGCAACCAAGGAAGACAGAAGAGGAGCGTTTGCATGGCTGCCATACCTTCAGGCTGAAAGAGTAGAAGGCCATCTCGGCAATGGAGGTCACGTTGAGGTGGAGGGTGGTCAGCCGGAGGTTCTGCAGCCCCAGCACCATCTTCAGCAGCTGCTTCGGCCGCCGCCTGGAGAGGACCTTGAGGTTGGCGTGGCTCTCCACCATGGTCACCTCTATGTCAGCCACAGCCGGCCGGTTCTCCGTCGCCCCCTCGTCCGCGCAGTCATTGTTTGCGCTGCGCGAACCGGTGGTCGAATACTGGGGGAAGGTGAAGAAGTCGGCGAACGGAGCCGCGTCCATGCGTTGCTCGACTCGCTTTCGAGCCTCGAGGGATTGGACCAGTTGTTCGAGCTCTTTGACGAAGTTTATCGCCCCTCCGATGATCGATGCTTGATCACCCTGTTCATGCAGACATTAACACCTCGCTAGGTTGCTGTATCACGATTAGATCCTCTGTCTTTGGGAACCAAAGGACCCTAAACGATGACCAGATATGAATGCAAATACTGTTACTGGCTCTGAAAACTATACGCCATAAAGAGGACATCAACGGAAGGGAGATCAGAAAAGtggcacacacaaacacacacaaaggCAGCTTGAATCAGTGCAAATGCAATGCCAGAGGAAGgttagagaagaggaggaggaggagggtgaggAAGACAGACCCTTTGAACGTAGGAGGCCGGCATGAGTGATTGGAGCACAGCCAGGTACTCGTTCATCTGCTTCCGCCGGTTCCGCTCCACGGCGATGTGGGTCATCCTTTGGTTTTCCACCTCCTCCTGGTTCTTGAAAACCTTGGTGCGCCGCCTCTTCCTCCCCCCTGCCGTTGCCTCTCGGCCGATGACCAAGGCGCCGTCCTTGGCAGCTGTCTCCAGCAGCGACGAGCTTGCACCCGAAGAGACGTCCAAATTCCCATGCACgccacctcctccaccaccacttaTCTTACAATCTAACGCCACACCCTTCTCCTCCCCCTCATCACCAAAGGCGTAGCACCACGCTGCTCCTCCCATGTTGTACAACTCGTTCATGGCGCAACCGAAGAGGTCCTGTGGGAGCGCCACAGCTTCCAGTGCcatatgcctctctctctctctctctcttcggacGCTAACACCAAGGAAAGCTTAGATGGGCGCAAACATACTGAGACCGagctcttctttctcctcctcctcctccgtggcGGTGAGAGAAAAAGCTACATACAACTTGGTGGGGTGCTATAAAGGCATCAATGGTGACAAAAGCAACGCAACATTTCCGTATAAGTCCAACGGAGGGAAGGGACACGAGTAACGTGGTCTGTGTTAGCTTTTGTTAAGATGTAGAGGAGGCGCATGATGAGCTATAATTAACCTCTGATGATTCCAAGGCCCAAAACTCTCGAGTCGAACGGCTCAGTGACGACTGACAGAAAAGAAGTGGCAGCAGCCATTGGAGTCAGAAGCTATCCATTGCCTTGCAACACCGGTGACAGCCGCATCCCTTATTAAAGGACCCATGTCTTTGCCTTGTTCTTTTTATATGCTTTCTGGAGAAACGCCATGTGATCTTCTCCTCCAACTCCTCTGCAATCATCAGCCTTAAAGGCCCAACacctttctcctctctctctctctctcatctcccaCGTAAATCTTTAAGTTTTGTAGGTTAAACCGTTCGTGCTCGTTCTGTGGCAGAAGGGAACAGCTTCATGAGCTCGTCAGAACCCACAActtaatgattactcaccttgatAGAACACTGCAACGTTGATCGCAGAGAAGGACACATTTCttgggttgcaccacctgacaaggACGAATCAACAGCTTCTTCTCGAGATAGACCTGTTACTGATGGCATGGTGGGGGAACTCGCATTGATTAAAGCTGGGAAGAGTGATATCTACAAAATAGAATAATTAGAAAGTTCATCAGCAAGTACAAGTGTTATGAATTCTATAATCACATTCAAATTCCAGTAATATCTTTAAGTATCAGATAAGGTTGCAACCATGATGCTGCATATTACCTGACCATAAACGTTGGTGGATGCAGCAAGTAACTGCAGATGAAGGATTTGTGGCATGGTATGGTGAAGGGTGCGTCCCATGAATGGGACTCGACGTGGGGGGTTTCTCATGACCCATCTCCACCTTATTATCCTTCACATGATGAAGAAGATGGATGGAGAGCAAATCATTTGGACACAAGCGAAGGGGAAATTATAACATTGCTTTGGGATCACATCACCCGTGCCAAAAACCAAGTACTACTAATGATCAAGTCTTAGCAAGACATGAATGCAATATGATCCCGGAAGAACGTACGAGAATTAGGTGGACTTGTTCAGAGGTTGTGTCGCCCGAGCTAGATGGATCATTGCAATTGGATTTCATCGAAGAATTCATTGCCATTTCGCTGTTTCCCCAATCCCCCAATCCCCCAATGTAGTGTAGCTTCGATCCATCTCCATGCCTCTTTTTGCTTGCACCAACTCCATCTTTGAGCCAACATATAGTGTTTCATTTCATACGGCAGCTCACAAAACATTATATTCCACCTCTCAAATCatgtcatatatacatatataatatatacagtTTCGAGAAGTCTGGGGATTGTATTGGTCATTTATCCAAATGTTTGCATGGGAAGGTCACGAGAGCGTCCGAACGACATGCCGACGTACCGATTTGACGTGGAAGATTCGTTCGGTCTCGTTTTGGACTAtgctctcttcctctctctctgtttctttctcTCTCATAAGAAATGTAATTAGAACAATCCATAGGATGCTTTATGCAATCGCTCCAACCTTTAGATCAGCGTCGGGATGAGGCTTGAGAAACGTGGAAGGGAAGTGGAAGAAACCATCAGCAGCTACATGGAAGCAGATCTCTGAGAACAAGCTGTCAAAGAAGCCTTCGGTAAACAATGTATGATGACCACGGAGCCAAGTGTAGAAGCTGCCGTACTCCACTGAGCCATGCACAGTCGATCTCCGGCAAAACCACAATGATTCATCCCGATCCATTGTTCCCCCACAGTGTTCAGCTAAGAACCTTCAGTGTTGAAAGATTATATATGTCAGAGAAGAATTCAGAGTCAACATGGACTTTGCTGTGGTTTCTTTCTATGCATACAGAGAGACAGAGAGTGAAGAGAGAGAACGATAATGATATGATCTCAAgatacaacaataataataaagccATAGGCCCAAAACATGAGCCTCGTCTGACTCCATACTTAACAACAAGCTTTAGAATCACTTCATCAtaacaaaaacaagaaaacaaacagTTGCAAAAGTAGTACTACACGTATCCCTGAGGGGTCATTAGCTGATCCTTTAAAGCCAAAAGTAATGAACAATGTTGCTGTTGCATGCGCAGGCATGATTGGATTCCTTCTCCCTCTCCTTTGGCCAATCCGTGTGCGTTTCGCCTGTCCATCCTGTGAAGCGGTACGGTGTGAGGTGATGATGATAAGGGATAGATAGTGCTTTAGATCGGACCCAGTATGATCCCATTAATGTTGTCTGTGGTTACGTGATTCATCCTTCCATCGCCAGCATCAACCCGTCCTTATCTTGATTGCTAAGCGTTTCATGTTCGGATCTTACAAGAATCCAAAGAcaacaagagaagaagaagaagaagaaacagataTTATGAGGCTCGAGAAGCCTTTCGGGACTCCATCTTGGCAAACATCTGAATCTTCTACGATATCAGCCGCTGTCCCTCCGGTTGTCTGCATCTGAATCATCGTATCATATTAAAATAATCAGATTACGTTGTGGAAATCGAAGGTAAATCCACAACAAAGCTACCGAATAATCTACCTGCAACCAACACAACAAACCCCCTCCCAACTCTCGCAGAAAACTTTCACCCCGAAAGAAGAACCCTAAAAAGATGATTGCAGTGCAAACCAATCACATGGAAAACAGGAGAACTATAAGAAACTGTTGGTGCAGATATGTTGGCAAATGAGAGTTTACGGAATCACTATACAAGTACATGCACAAGTCCCCAGCACAAGACACACCACATGCATATCTCAAGTCACCACAGCCTATAAAACCCCACCATTGCTCGTTAAGTGCATCTCATCAGCTCACTCACCGAGCTTAACTATCAGCTACCCCAGAAAGCAACAGTTGAAGTTGCACACAAGCCCATATGTCGCGGACAGGCAGACCTACACCTCAGGCGCATGAGAAACAAGAACTCACCTTCGTTTAACTAAATATGGAGGAGGTCAGCTATGAATCCACCACAAGTCAGCATCGATGGTGTCTGCTCATGCACAAATCAGGTGTGAAGAGGAACAACAGCTGAAGACCTAATCGACACAAAGAATGTTCAGTCTTATTTCACCAGTTTGCCACTTTTTTCTCCCCAGAGAAGAAGATCTAATTACCTACAAATGAAATGGTTACCAGTAGCATCAAAAAGGTCATCCGGAAAATGGAAATTCCATATCCAAGTGGACCGGATAACTCTGGTATGATTGGATATCCAGTTGACAGTCCTGCTTGCATTCCTTATAATCATGCTACACCCTTACAGCATCAAAAGTGGATGTCATGTTAATAGAGGAGTCGTTTTGGTTTCTAGAATAGCACGACGCAAGCCACTAGATTCATTCCTTCATGGCCAATGCTTCACAGGCTCCAACACATTCCTGCCACCGGCAACAATGCAATATCCAACACCACTTGGCTTTGTTGTGGACTAAAAGATCCATCAATGTGCAATTACCTAATACATGCATGGCTTTGTTGAACTTAGCTTCAGTTCTGGCTCGCCATAAGCACCATAggctattagcaatagcaactctCAGAAACAAATGATTCTGGTCAGCATTGCGCCTTCCTTCCGTCCAATCCCTTCTGTGTTGAAACTGGATACTCAAATAGAGCAGCTGAAGAAGGCATACCGGCCGAGGGAGTCAGAATCCTCATCACATAGCCAGCAAGGGTGCCCATGGCTGCCAATCTTGTTGTCATAGGCAGCCTAGCACAATACTTTGTGCAACTTCCATAAGCTTCCGCAGCCCTCCCGATCGTTGGTTTCATTTGATTGCCTTAGCTAGCTTAAGCAGATTCGAGTGTAGGCAAACCATTAGCATTCGTAGCCCAAATCCATAAATCGTCACTAGGGGTTGAGGCGAGGCAGCAGCACATATTTTAATCGCAGATGATGCTATCAAAGAGATGGCGAGCGAAGTACATTGAAATCCCAGAAATGAATTCTAAGAATCTATAGGCTTCCAATAAAGAGGAAGGTCACAAAGAACAGAAGTGGAAGCATGGAAGACTGTATAGTAATATTCCCTTTGCGTCGTACCTAATGGTTTTGTCCCATCACATTCTGACCTTTTGCCAGGCATCTTTACAGCGAAGccttgggttgggttgggttaggTTAGGCCACCAGACTCCCTCGTCTTCAGTTCTCTGTACACAGACGACTCTAGGTCTTTCAGTGAGGGGAACGAGACCGGAGGCGGTAAGAGGCGCCGCCGTCCTTATTCATTGGTCTTTCAGTGAAGGATGGAGGATTTGATGTCTTCCGGTGATCTTATCGCCCGACGCATCCAAGGATGAAGAAGTCGCATCAAAAATGGGAAATTGGTAAGTAGAATTCTCGGTGCGCTTACCGCATCGCGTGATGATCTAGACGATGTTAAATCATTACGAAACAATCCAAAGACCGCCATCTTACCGTCAAAACGGTGACTGGATTTTGACGCGACTCTCGAAGTAATGGAGGTAAGCAGAGCTTTCGGTTGACTTACCGCGTGACAGCCTCGGGATGAACGGCCTCATAAATAATTAAATCGTTTTAAGACTGTCCAAAGACCATAATCTTGCGATCAGTCGCGGTGACTGGATTCTGGAGCAGGCCGATAGCTTCGGTCCTCTCTCCACGGTGCTGCTCATCCTTGGAAACAAGATGGCTTGTTCCTCCGTTGCCTCCTTTGAGAGCCCTCTGCAACCCCGACACTCTGATTCACTCTCTGGCCCCATTGCATTCAATTGACAGTATCTTGTTTGATCCGCTCAATCGGCTCCCTTCCTCGTCGTCTTTCTTCGACTACTTTTGTTGTAGCCTGTCCTAATATCTCATAATCTATCATCAGATTGCTTATCATAGTCACACGACTCCTGCTCTCATCCGCTGCTTTACTAAGTACCTATCCAGAACCGCCACCAAGTTCAGCTGCATAGGACCTCTAAGAAATCGGGGGGGACAGTAAAGTTTCCAACCTCATCGTCAACTTCGACTCAGTTGTTGTTCCCAGTAGTAACTCCACCACCACCAACAACAACGACAACGATCAGATAAGCTTCGACTGCATTGAGAATGAATTGGATTTGTTAGATGCCATGAATGACAAACTCTATTAGGTATAGGCTGGTGAGGACAGAATGCATGTCGCTATATCGGAGGAGCATGGTTGGGTTTTGGTCAGCAACTACTATGGCTTCAATGGCCCCGATGCTACCGACTACCTCCTTGCCAATCTCTATCCTGCCATCCAATGAGAGATTCAGGAGCTGCTCTGGGACAACCCGGAAAACACCACTACTGAGCCTTCGACTAACACCTCGCAGGAGCTTGATGATGGTTGTTGCGAGGAAGAAAAACATGAACTACTACGATAGAGAGGATTCGAAAACAAACAAGCGATCGAAGGAACAATTAACACAGTCGAGCACCGACGATGCGATTGACCACAGGGTAGTAATGAAAGTGATCTCAAGAGCTGTCAAGAACACAAAGGAGGCCTATTTGCATATGGCCAATATGATGGTGTTTGTGAACTCAACACCAATGGGAACATGTGTTTGTGAACTCACAGAATTGCTGTTAAATGTTTTAAATAAAGAATAAGCTGGGGTTATTTTAATGAACACTACTAGTAGCAGCAGAGATGGCCTCGACAACACTTCACAAAGGGCATACATGAATGATTCAAAAGGACTTGTAAGCTTAAGAAGCAATGCTTATCCCATGCCCAAAGACTCATCAGTCAATATAATTGGAAAAGACAGTGAAATTAAACCATGCTATAAAAGATTTAAGATCAGAGGAGCCTTTTGAAAAGGATTATTTTATCCAAGAAAACCTCATCATTATTCCTACATTAGAAATTGATTATATTGCTTGTGAAATCAGTCATAGGAAAGATATGTTCTGCTTAAAGATGAATTGATCCTAATATAGTGTGGAGATAACATCAGCCTCACAACACACATGGTCATAAAAGCTGGGAGCCAAACCTTCCTTTGGAGATGCTGAATATACACTACTATGTGTTTGATTTTTGCAAACAAAATTAGAAACATAtgtattgttcttttttttttttttttttacatactcATTGATTTCCACTATATTATTTGAATTGCACACCTCATTATTATTTGGAAACTTACCCGAATGAAGTCACTAATTATTCTTTCAATTGTTGACAGAAAGCTTAGTGAGAGCAAAGGGGCAATTCAACTCAAATTGCCATCAAGTGATGCTTTAAAGTCTGCTTTCGAGGtaagaaaaaaattgatgatgTTTATCTTCTTATGCATAATTATTATTGACTAACTAAGATTAGTTACAATTTTTCCATGCATAATTATTATTGACAAACATAATAGGGAATGATGCACACTAAGATTGGATTATATTCACCTACCAACTTGGCATGTTTTGACTTCCTTGCAGAAGCACCACCCCAGAGAGAACAAAGCCTTGTTGAAGGAGGAGTTCAAAAACATCATCAAGGATGTGATTACATTTGAGAGCTTCTCCATGGGGAAAGGAGCACTTGAGACCATCTTCTTCATATTTGGGGTTCCCATATGTACCTTCTTCCTCAAGAGGTTCATCCCTGGAGGTGCAAGAGTGTCTGATGACATACTCATCCCTGCTGTCACTTCGGGCACTGTCATCCTCCTGGCTAAGACTAACAAGCTCTAAGTGCCCAACCAACACTATGCCTTATTATTTTCAATGATTTAAGTACAAACAATAATGTTACATGTCCTAAATAATATTTTGTATGtgcttatcatcatcatcatcaaaagtgTTATATTGAGACAAAAAAATCAAGGTTAATATGGTGCCaagtttctctttcttcttccttttctttctctaaCAAAGAAATTTATTACTCCcattcaataataaaaaaatttaaatttttatttataaaattttagtaaaatattttgaagatgTATATATACTACCATTTCCTTATATCATTAATATTCACTCATTTAAGGTttactttatattttatttaatagtatataatatttttttccttcatttatggATTAATATTGATCTCaagtctaatattttttattttcattagcaCATTAATCTCTACTTCAAGTatggttataaaaataaaaattcttatgcATCAATTTGGTTTGCAATCAACAAATTCCCCATAAAATCCTCacccttttttttataatattatttatttatttatttgtgtgaTGTGTTGCCGACTCCGTCAAGACGACGCGAATCTAAAAGCAGAGATatcctctctcactctctctctctctctctcgcatgtCGCGTACAGGATGCCGCTTAAAACCCTAAAACTCTCACCCGTCCGCCGCCTGCGCTTGTAATGGCGACGGCGATCGACGTGAAGGCTTTTCGTCTTTTCCCGTGCGTCGTTACTCATTCCAGGTGTCCTGTCTTTGTAGCTTCGCCTCCTTGTCTCTACTCCTCCTCAcccgcctcttcttcctctcctcgtcGCCCGCCTTCGCCTTCGCCTTCGCCTTCGCCTTCGCCTTTCATGTTGGCGTATCTGATGGATCGCGTCGGTTACATCGAGGAGAAGGCTACCGCCATCGCCAACCGGCTCGCTGGAGTCACCTCCCCCGAGAGACCCGACGCTGTTCTCCGCTTCCTCCGCTCTACCGCCGGCCTCCCCCCATTCAAATCCGGCGTTTCGTCCGATGCCGCCCTTGCTACCTTCTCGCCGACGACCGCTCCAGCCTCCTCCGACCGTACGACGGCCTCAGCAAGGCGCTCGCTAGACTCGTCACGGCCTGCGCCCCTTGTTTCGGATACAGCACGAACCGCCTTTCTCTCACCATCGACTTTTTCCGCTCCCTCTTCAGGCACAAGAACAGCATGGTCGTCTCCTTTTTCCGTCGCTGCCCCCGCCTCCTCGCCACCGACGCTGACCAGGTGCTCCGCCGCAACCTGGACATCCTCCGTGGGCACCCTGATGTCGACGTGCCCACCATTGTTTACAAGGCCCCCTTCCTCTTCCTCAAGCCCGACTGACTAGAGTCCGTCTTCCTCGTCGCCGAGAAGGAACTGGGCATTGACCCTTCCTCGAAAGAATATGTCGATGCACTCCACCTGTGCGCCTCATTGCCCAAAGAGAGCCTCGTGAGAAGGCTGTGAATCATCAGGAGCTACGGCTTCAACAACGAAGAGCTGTTCACCATGCTCCGGAGGTCTCCTCTCTTCCTGCGACTCACCGATGAGCACATGCGGAAGAAGCTGGATTTCCTCGTTGGAACTGTGGGCTTAACCAAGGCCCTGCTCTCAAACACTTCGCTGCTGCTTTTCAGCCTGGACTCAAGGCTGGTGCCAAGGTATCAGCTGCTGCAGAGCCTGCAATCAAGAGCGTTGATGCCCCAAAATTTTGACTTATTAAAGGCATTTGCCATTAGTCAACAGAGATTCAATAAGGTGTATGTAGAAAAGTTATGGAATGGAGAAGGTTCAGATCTTGTCCAGTCTTATATGAAGAATCTTGGTGAACCGCTCCTGGCCCTTCAACATTGAGTCCCGATGCAATGCTATATATCATTTTAGGAGTCACTTCTGCTTGTTTTGTGTGTTCTCATAGAAATTTTTTGCTGATATTTGGTAGCAAGAACGAACTACAATCCAATGACATTTTCCCTGCCTTTATTGTAGGACTTTTAGAAATCTGTTCTGGTTCATCCTTTGACTATAGTTTTCAGTTAAATGGTTTCTTGTTATATTTCCAGAGATGTCTATTGCCACTGAAACATAATCATGATGGGTGCCTGAAAGGTATAGGTTGTTGCTTAGATCTTTGCTTTTCAGTAATTTCTCTTATTAGCTCCTTGGTGCACAGTATGCTTAACCAGAGTAGAATGTACACATTGACCATGACATTGTGAATGATTAACCCTTTTAGAGAATGTGTTTTCATGAATCTTTGTTTGTAAGTTCTTTTCTGAAGTGCCAGCCATTAAGGATTTGAAATATTACTGAAGTTGAATGTTTATGAAGGGTTAGTCTTTCTTTCTTCCTGGTGAATCCTTAGGTTTTTTTTCTCCTGCAGAATAACTGCTTGAGCTTTCTTGTCTTCCTTTTTGTGTCTCAGCCAGCTCCTTACCGAGTGGAAGAATTACCAAGCGGCTGCCACCTCGCCAAGCCATCTCATCTCTGCCTCAGGGCAACAACAATGTTTTGTAACAGTGAGGC contains the following coding sequences:
- the LOC135639791 gene encoding transcription factor bHLH94-like gives rise to the protein MALEAVALPQDLFGCAMNELYNMGGAAWCYAFGDEGEEKGVALDCKISGGGGGGVHGNLDVSSGASSSLLETAAKDGALVIGREATAGGRKRRRTKVFKNQEEVENQRMTHIAVERNRRKQMNEYLAVLQSLMPASYVQRGDQASIIGGAINFVKELEQLVQSLEARKRVEQRMDAAPFADFFTFPQYSTTGSRSANNDCADEGATENRPAVADIEVTMVESHANLKVLSRRRPKQLLKMVLGLQNLRLTTLHLNVTSIAEMAFYSFSLKVEDDCQLTSVDEIATAVHQMVGTIQEDADRDSNL